ATATTACATGATAGTATTGGTGATATATGCAGTGTTTGGGAAACCATCAATAGTATGATTGTATTACAACACAATGAGATAAGCATCATTTGAAAAGAGCATCATTCAAAAGGTGCATCGATCTAGTAACAGATTATACGCGAATTTGTGTGGTGTTGTGTCAAAAAATGCAATTGATCACATTGCGGCAGAGTATGACCACGTGAAGTATGTAGGTATTGATCAAACTGAGTGTCGTTTCACAATTAGGACAACACATGgtctaccttgtgcatgtgaaatAGCCAGGTATAGTATGATCCCACGTTTCATTCCATTAGAAGCTATTCATGTTTGGTGGAGTAAATTAACTTTCCATGTTGATGCATTGAGTAAACCTTCAAAGTTATCTGTGAAACATGAAATAGATGTCATAATGAAAAAGTTTGAAGAACTTGATGTACTTGGAAAAATTTCACTTAAAGGTAAATTACGAGAGATCGCGTATCCATCGACTATGTTGATGTTTCCACCGGTTGCCAAGGTTAAAACAAAAGGTGCACCAAAAAAAGGCAAAAGTAAGGTatcaaaaagagataaatcaacCAAACGTGATCCATCTTGGTGGGAGTATGTGGATGCAAGTGTTCGATGTAGTGGTACAAATGCATGTAGCACTATAGATACCAGTAAAGTAGAAAAGCTTGCACCTCAACCATTAGTCCAAAAGCTCACAACTCGACCATCAATTAGCAAAGTTCAACAACCAAGAGTTCTCCTCTTCAAAGATTGGTTGCCagttaaaattcataaattcataGATGACATTATTGATGTCGGTGATGATGATAATTATGGATATCGTGCAGTTGCAGCTTTACTTGGAATGGGTGAGAACTGTTGGGCATTCATCCGTCAACAGTGTGTGATAGAGCTTCAAGAGTTCATGTCTCATTACAAGATACTATTTGGTGGAGAAAATTATGTTCGACAACTTATACAAAATGTGTATGTTGAGCAAGTTGCATCGAAGGATAATTGGATGACACTTCCAAAAATGGGATATGTGATTGCTTCGAAGTTTAACTTGGTTGTCGTCGCATTATCACTTAACCAATCGCAAACATATTTTCCACTTCGGAGTCCACCACCAACATNNNNNNNNNNNNNNNNNNNNNNNNNNNNNNNNNNNNNNNNNNNNNNNNNNNNNNNNNNNNNNNNNNNNNNNNNNNNNNNNNNNNNNNNNNNNNNNNNNNNNNNNNNNNNNNNNNNNNNNNNNNNNNNNNNNNNNNNNNNNNNNNNNNNNNNNNNNNNNNNNNNNNNNNNNNNNNNNNNNNNNNNNNNNNNNNNNNNNNNNNNNNNNNNNNNNNNNNNNNNNNNNNNNNNNNNNNNNNNNNNNNNNNNNNNNNNNNNNNNNNNNNNNNNNNNNNNNNNNNNNNNNNNNNNNNNNNNNNNNNNNNNNNNNNNNNNNNNNNNNNNNNNNNNNNNNNNNNNNNNNNNNNNNNNNNNNNNNNNNNNNNNNNNNNNNNNNNNNNNNNNNNNNNNNNNNNNNNNNNNNNNNNNNNNNNNNNNNNNNNNNNNNNNNNNNNNNNNNNNNNNNNNNNNNNNNNNNNNNNNNNNNNNNNNNNNNNNGAAGTTTAACTTGGTTGTCGTCGCATTATCACTTAACCAATCGCAAACATATTTTCCACTTCGAAGTCCACCACCAACATCTATGTCAGATCATCGGGTGATTGTTATTGCATTTGTTAACAACTGTCATTTCGTACAGGTATTAATTGtcatattaaattattgttgataattcactttataattgttattgatttataattgttatgtaATTTAACAGGTTTACTTAAAGTCATATTCCCCTATACCACCAGCAAGTAATTTGTGGAAAAATTATTGCAATGAAGAAGCACGACAATGAGAATTTATTTATAGAGATCGCATGCAACATTGGTTGTAGATATTTCCAGAAActataaatgaagttattgtaAACTAAATTgttgaattcaaatataatgaatatctaaaatattgtatgaattcaaatataatgAAGTTGTTTAATTAATATGGTCGAAATCCAAAATAGATATCCAAAATATTTGTAACCAAAATATCCGAAA
The genomic region above belongs to Cicer arietinum cultivar CDC Frontier isolate Library 1 chromosome 4, Cicar.CDCFrontier_v2.0, whole genome shotgun sequence and contains:
- the LOC105851967 gene encoding uncharacterized protein codes for the protein MPLLEIIGVTSTEMTFYVGFAYLQSERVDNFTWALQMVKEQITNGEVEVIVTNRDLALMNAVESFSKSSEFIMLVSYMQECQSQVQDDCVSKKKASANNGGMGASFEKSIIQKVHRSSNRLYANLCGVVSKNAIDHIAAEYDHVKYVGIDQTECRFTIRTTHGLPCACEIARYSMIPRFIPLEAIHVWWSKLTFHVDALSKPSKLSVKHEIDVIMKKFEELDVLGKISLKGKLREIAYPSTMLMFPPVAKVKTKGAPKKGKSKVSKRDKSTKRDPSWWEYVDASVRCSGTNACSTIDTSKVEKLAPQPLVQKLTTRPSISKVQQPRVLLFKDWLPVKIHKFIDDIIDVGDDDNYGYRAVAALLGMGENCWAFIRQQCVIELQEFMSHYKILFGGENYVRQLIQNVYVEQVASKDNWMTLPKMGYVIASKFNLFNLVVVALSLNQSQTYFPLRSPPPTSMSDHRVIVIAFVNNCHFVQVYLKSYSPIPPASNLWKNYCNEEARQ